The following are encoded in a window of Sutcliffiella horikoshii genomic DNA:
- a CDS encoding DEAD/DEAH box helicase: MMNRTFQQFNLGEDIVKALKSLNYLKPTNVQEEVIPKALAKSDIIVKSQTGSGKTAAFAVPLCDLVHWEENKPQALVLTPTRELAAQVKDDITNIGRYKRVKATAIYGKQSFQRQKLELKQKSHIVVGTPGRVLDHLEKGTLDVSRLEYLVIDEADEMLNMGFIDQVEAIIQMLPKSRVTMLFSATMPEDIKQLSNQYMTNPVFIEIESGGLTTDRIEHIWYEVGEGEKKFLLLKDITVVENPDSCIVFCATQEEVDKVHRNLHRAGYPCGKLHGGLVQEDRFSVMNAFKRGEFRYLIATDVASRGIDIEDISLVINYDIPSDKERYVHRIGRTARAGKSGKAITLISTSEYHHLEEIEDFIGIKISRAEAPKREAVARAETSFLVKMENRPTKKEDKGAKLARNIMKLYFNGGKKKKIRAVDFVGTICQIDGVSSEDIGIITIQENHTYVDILNGKGSLVITEMKNRTVKGKQLKVHEARN; this comes from the coding sequence ATAATGAATAGAACATTTCAGCAATTCAATTTAGGGGAAGACATAGTCAAGGCTTTGAAAAGCCTGAATTATCTAAAGCCCACCAATGTGCAAGAAGAAGTGATTCCCAAGGCTTTAGCGAAGAGTGACATCATTGTAAAATCACAAACGGGAAGCGGAAAAACAGCAGCTTTTGCGGTTCCTTTATGCGACCTTGTCCATTGGGAAGAGAATAAGCCACAGGCATTGGTACTGACACCGACTAGGGAGCTTGCCGCCCAGGTGAAAGACGATATAACGAATATCGGCCGCTACAAACGTGTCAAGGCGACCGCTATTTACGGAAAACAATCCTTTCAAAGGCAAAAGCTTGAACTGAAACAAAAGTCACATATAGTGGTAGGTACACCTGGTAGGGTGTTGGACCATCTTGAGAAAGGCACACTTGATGTAAGCAGGTTGGAGTATCTTGTCATTGATGAAGCCGACGAAATGTTGAACATGGGTTTTATTGATCAAGTGGAGGCGATTATCCAGATGCTTCCTAAGAGTAGGGTAACTATGTTGTTTTCTGCCACCATGCCGGAAGACATTAAACAACTATCCAATCAATACATGACAAACCCTGTATTTATTGAAATAGAAAGCGGTGGTTTGACAACAGATCGAATAGAGCATATCTGGTATGAGGTGGGGGAAGGAGAAAAGAAATTCCTTTTGCTGAAAGATATTACAGTAGTGGAAAACCCCGATAGCTGTATTGTCTTTTGCGCTACCCAAGAAGAAGTGGATAAGGTTCACCGTAACCTTCATCGTGCAGGATATCCTTGTGGGAAATTGCATGGCGGCCTGGTACAGGAAGACAGGTTTTCTGTAATGAATGCTTTCAAAAGAGGTGAATTTCGTTACCTGATTGCAACAGATGTGGCATCAAGAGGCATTGACATTGAAGATATAAGCCTGGTTATCAATTACGATATTCCTTCTGACAAAGAACGATATGTACACCGTATCGGCAGAACAGCTAGAGCTGGAAAATCTGGAAAGGCCATTACGCTTATTTCAACTAGTGAATATCATCACTTAGAAGAAATTGAGGATTTTATTGGCATTAAAATTTCAAGAGCTGAAGCTCCAAAACGGGAAGCTGTAGCAAGAGCTGAAACCTCTTTTTTAGTGAAAATGGAAAATAGACCAACAAAGAAAGAAGACAAAGGTGCCAAATTAGCGCGAAATATTATGAAACTTTATTTTAACGGTGGTAAGAAAAAGAAAATTAGAGCGGTGGACTTCGTAGGCACCATTTGCCAGATTGATGGCGTATCATCAGAAGATATTGGAATCATTACCATCCAGGAAAATCACACATATGTGGATATCTTGAACGGAAAGGGATCTCTAGTTATAACAGAAATGAAAAACCGCACCGTCAAAGGGAAGCAATTAAAAGTGCACGAGGCGCGTAACTAA
- a CDS encoding metallophosphoesterase — MFYLGWNGLVWLKAICSFQQEPLYWIVIAILSYAYILGRMVKPLSWLSIIGSIWFGFIQYGLLLFPLANLAILVLSLLDIQEQTSIVVVGTVTAIILAGIFITGLYNAYSPTIRKYEVTIPKKAEMKTLRVAVASDMHFGKLSGIAHAKRLVKMMNRIKPDIILLPGDIIDDEPEHFQKKNMGAIMSQLHAPLGIYGVLGNHEYYGREIPAFLKEMEKVDIRILMDEVMQIGNSFYLLGRKDKTDSRRKSFNQLVNELDESLPLIAMDHQPAELKEAQESGIDLIVSGHTHRGQMAPNHLITRRLFELDWGYRKKGQLHAFVSSGFGFWGPPLRIGSRSEILEIVVEFEEKEGN, encoded by the coding sequence ATGTTTTACCTTGGATGGAACGGCTTAGTTTGGTTAAAAGCGATATGTTCGTTCCAACAAGAACCTTTATATTGGATAGTCATCGCCATTTTATCGTATGCCTATATCCTAGGCAGAATGGTTAAACCGCTCTCCTGGTTATCTATTATTGGGTCGATATGGTTTGGGTTTATTCAATACGGGCTGCTTTTGTTTCCTCTCGCAAATCTTGCTATCTTGGTACTCAGCTTATTAGATATTCAAGAACAGACTTCCATTGTTGTGGTCGGGACCGTTACCGCAATTATTCTTGCTGGTATTTTCATCACTGGCCTTTACAATGCGTATAGCCCTACAATCAGAAAATATGAAGTGACCATACCAAAAAAAGCCGAAATGAAAACACTTCGCGTAGCCGTGGCCTCTGATATGCATTTCGGCAAGTTATCGGGCATCGCCCATGCTAAAAGGCTAGTGAAAATGATGAATCGAATCAAACCAGATATCATATTGCTGCCAGGCGATATTATCGATGATGAGCCTGAGCATTTTCAAAAGAAGAATATGGGTGCTATCATGAGTCAACTTCATGCTCCACTCGGTATTTATGGCGTTCTTGGAAATCATGAATACTACGGAAGAGAGATTCCAGCATTTCTTAAAGAAATGGAAAAGGTGGATATCCGCATATTGATGGATGAAGTGATGCAGATAGGAAACAGCTTTTATCTGTTAGGCAGAAAAGATAAAACAGATTCCAGAAGAAAATCGTTTAATCAATTGGTAAATGAATTAGATGAATCTCTGCCTCTTATAGCTATGGATCACCAGCCAGCAGAGTTGAAAGAAGCGCAGGAAAGTGGGATAGATCTTATCGTATCGGGTCATACCCACAGAGGACAGATGGCGCCAAACCACCTGATTACAAGAAGGCTCTTTGAATTGGATTGGGGTTATAGGAAAAAAGGCCAGTTGCATGCATTTGTTTCCTCCGGATTCGGCTTTTGGGGTCCGCCACTTAGGATTGGCAGCAGGTCAGAGATATTAGAGATTGTTGTAGAATTTGAAGAAAAAGAAGGTAATTAA
- a CDS encoding DUF3817 domain-containing protein, with translation MTNTTMGRFRIMGLIEGGSLLVLLFLAMPLKYWFDIPQAVSIVGALHGFLFITYVLFIAYITLKIRWSLIWAAGAVVVAFIPFGNIVFDNYLKKSSFVN, from the coding sequence ATGACAAACACTACTATGGGAAGATTTCGAATAATGGGTTTAATTGAAGGCGGTTCATTACTTGTACTGCTATTCCTAGCTATGCCATTGAAATATTGGTTTGACATCCCGCAAGCGGTAAGTATCGTTGGAGCTTTACACGGCTTCTTATTCATTACTTACGTGTTGTTCATTGCTTATATCACGTTAAAAATCAGATGGTCCCTTATTTGGGCAGCAGGAGCTGTAGTTGTTGCCTTTATACCATTCGGGAATATTGTATTTGACAACTATCTAAAAAAATCTTCATTTGTGAACTGA
- a CDS encoding antibiotic biosynthesis monooxygenase family protein, which produces MYIVHSTFIVPSEKADEVISIYHNRSRIVEKAKGFQRFLLLQNENKAGELTVFMEWDSKEDFISWVRSEDYKKIHELEKKYPDQELASIIPTITKFKVVAT; this is translated from the coding sequence ATGTATATTGTTCATTCCACTTTCATAGTACCATCTGAAAAAGCAGATGAAGTTATTTCTATATATCACAACCGATCTAGAATAGTAGAAAAGGCGAAAGGTTTTCAGCGCTTTCTTCTTTTACAAAATGAAAATAAAGCAGGGGAACTTACCGTTTTCATGGAATGGGATTCCAAAGAAGATTTTATCTCATGGGTTAGAAGTGAAGATTATAAAAAAATTCATGAACTCGAAAAGAAATATCCAGACCAAGAACTTGCATCTATTATCCCAACCATAACAAAATTCAAGGTGGTGGCAACATGA
- the sda gene encoding sporulation histidine kinase inhibitor Sda: MDLLNDESLIEVYEAAMLNDLNEEFLKLILDEMKRRKIDIPVTNL; the protein is encoded by the coding sequence ATGGATTTGTTAAATGATGAATCTTTAATTGAAGTTTATGAAGCAGCGATGTTAAATGACTTGAACGAAGAGTTCTTGAAGCTGATTCTTGATGAAATGAAGCGGAGAAAAATAGATATACCTGTAACCAATTTATAA
- a CDS encoding LytR/AlgR family response regulator transcription factor has protein sequence MKPINVVIVDDNQNSLEILEFFIGELKEFQIIDTCNSGEKLIDSVMKNKVDLVVADINMPKKSGLDAIKECLEFSPKLKFIFVTGYNEFAVEAFAISAVDYIVKPIEKIRLYKALERAKAQLLAEVADSEERNPNKRLSIRSNSSFYYIPFEDIIFIEKSGKKCIIYTTNQSIETYENISDIYKQLDQNFYRTHRSYIVNLRMLSHITPKNETYFAYFTNHEKYAHISKLKINEVQELLAQITKS, from the coding sequence TTGAAACCAATAAATGTAGTAATTGTTGATGACAATCAGAATTCTCTTGAAATATTGGAGTTTTTTATAGGAGAGCTGAAGGAATTTCAAATTATAGATACTTGTAATAGCGGAGAGAAACTGATTGATAGTGTGATGAAAAACAAGGTTGATCTTGTTGTTGCGGACATAAATATGCCAAAGAAAAGTGGTTTGGATGCAATAAAAGAATGCCTTGAATTCTCTCCTAAACTAAAGTTTATTTTTGTGACAGGTTATAACGAATTTGCAGTGGAGGCATTTGCAATTTCGGCAGTCGACTATATTGTAAAGCCGATTGAGAAAATCAGATTATACAAAGCGCTGGAACGTGCCAAAGCCCAGTTACTAGCTGAGGTTGCGGATTCGGAAGAAAGAAACCCAAATAAAAGATTATCCATCCGTTCAAATAGTTCCTTCTACTACATACCTTTTGAAGATATCATTTTTATTGAAAAGTCTGGGAAGAAATGCATCATTTATACAACCAACCAGTCCATTGAAACCTATGAAAATATCAGTGATATCTATAAACAATTGGATCAGAATTTTTATCGGACACATCGATCTTATATTGTTAATCTAAGAATGTTGTCACATATCACACCTAAAAATGAAACCTATTTTGCCTACTTCACCAATCATGAGAAATATGCCCATATTTCTAAATTGAAAATAAATGAAGTACAGGAGCTATTGGCTCAAATCACGAAATCTTAA
- a CDS encoding sensor histidine kinase, with amino-acid sequence MHIVQVLMCYFLAKRRLEIIGVNSLIQREGEPLHVSKGLILFHSDLKVSSIDGGAMRILGHTKQSVKGKLLSDLLNKDALNILLKYTYSVIQEGIFVQHEMKLFENPDQWVNVIIYPIDANHFSMLFLDINKQKETEAALYRQTEKLNVLNDSAAMLTSIKNPKELLDSLFHKLSQVLDLDIYINYSWDKEQNRLVLTNHHGICNEELETFMYLEKGTAVCGTVAQNKRRMVFEHLDGRGDKILDLIRLLGVKSYVCEPLLSFGELVGTISFGSKKRSTFTSEELDLIHSICHQVTIVLDRMTKVDELTQNTETLEVANLHLKENERKLRLMNEKNEVERESKTKTNFLAMISHELRTPLNSIIGYSQVLESDQKDPLTDKQKSRLAKILSSSRHLLQLINNILELIRIDTNPETIKTNVKPIRIKDAVWDSLHAVSNNAKEKGISLYIEKDVEDITIEIDPIRFQQVMVNLLNNAIKYNKKNGTVTLYWRVDGRYLAIFVKDTGIGIPQSHHDNIFEPFYRVNHAIPGVEGTGIGLTLVKQNVLEMKGTVGVSSIEGTGSTFWVKVPI; translated from the coding sequence ATGCATATAGTACAAGTTCTAATGTGCTATTTCCTTGCAAAAAGGAGGTTGGAAATCATCGGGGTTAATAGTTTAATACAACGTGAAGGTGAACCTCTCCATGTATCTAAAGGACTTATCCTGTTTCATTCTGACCTCAAAGTCAGTTCTATTGATGGTGGAGCCATGAGGATCCTTGGACACACCAAACAATCGGTGAAGGGGAAGCTACTCTCAGACCTTTTGAATAAAGATGCATTAAATATATTACTTAAATATACATACAGTGTAATACAAGAAGGCATTTTTGTACAACATGAAATGAAACTTTTTGAAAATCCAGATCAATGGGTTAACGTGATCATTTATCCTATTGATGCAAATCATTTTTCTATGCTCTTTTTGGATATAAATAAGCAAAAAGAGACGGAAGCAGCGCTTTACAGACAGACAGAAAAGCTTAATGTTCTAAATGATTCTGCTGCCATGTTGACCTCTATCAAAAATCCAAAAGAACTGCTAGATTCATTATTTCATAAACTTTCACAAGTGTTGGATCTTGATATCTATATTAATTATAGTTGGGACAAGGAGCAGAATAGACTTGTGTTAACCAACCATCATGGAATTTGCAATGAAGAGCTGGAGACCTTTATGTACCTTGAAAAGGGAACGGCTGTGTGTGGTACTGTTGCACAAAATAAAAGAAGAATGGTTTTTGAGCATTTGGATGGCAGAGGGGATAAAATTTTGGACCTGATTCGTCTACTTGGAGTCAAATCATACGTTTGTGAACCATTACTATCATTTGGGGAACTTGTCGGTACCATTTCTTTCGGTTCCAAAAAACGTTCCACTTTTACATCAGAAGAACTTGATTTAATTCATTCTATTTGTCATCAGGTAACTATTGTGCTGGATAGAATGACAAAAGTAGACGAGTTGACCCAAAACACAGAAACATTGGAAGTAGCAAACCTGCACCTTAAGGAAAACGAGAGAAAGTTACGGCTTATGAACGAAAAAAATGAAGTAGAGAGAGAAAGTAAAACCAAAACGAATTTTTTGGCAATGATCAGTCATGAGTTAAGAACGCCGTTAAATTCCATCATAGGATACAGCCAAGTTTTAGAGAGTGATCAAAAAGATCCACTCACAGACAAGCAAAAATCAAGACTTGCCAAAATACTAAGTTCAAGCAGGCATCTTCTGCAACTCATTAATAACATTTTAGAGCTAATTCGTATTGATACCAATCCAGAAACTATTAAAACAAATGTAAAACCAATACGAATAAAAGATGCTGTTTGGGATAGCTTGCATGCCGTTAGCAATAATGCAAAGGAAAAAGGGATATCCCTTTACATTGAAAAAGATGTGGAGGATATTACGATTGAAATCGACCCTATACGTTTTCAACAAGTAATGGTCAATCTATTAAACAATGCCATTAAATACAACAAAAAGAATGGAACTGTCACGCTCTATTGGCGGGTAGATGGCAGGTACTTGGCTATATTTGTGAAAGATACGGGAATTGGCATCCCGCAAAGTCACCATGATAACATCTTTGAGCCCTTTTACAGGGTGAATCATGCCATTCCAGGAGTGGAAGGGACAGGCATAGGCTTGACTCTTGTAAAACAGAATGTCTTAGAAATGAAAGGAACCGTTGGCGTTTCTAGCATAGAGGGAACAGGGAGTACCTTCTGGGTGAAGGTACCGATATAA